A region of the Passer domesticus isolate bPasDom1 chromosome Z, bPasDom1.hap1, whole genome shotgun sequence genome:
TACTCTTTCCACAGCCTGTTTTCTTCTACACTGGATATCGAGGGATGTTTTCCACCATCTTCAAAACACATTTACCTGTCCACACATGTTGTATTCATTGTGTCCAAACGCATGTAGAGCATTTCTGTGGCTTGTGCAAGCTTAAAGTTGCTTATTAAGGTTTACAAAAAAGAAGTAGGTATGTCAGATGTTTTTAATTTGTGGTTTTTAATAGAATGTCATCAACTTTTTGTATTGGAAGCTCCCTGAGCCTATTCCAAAATCAGGTAAATTAAGTAAATCCACAttagaaaaagcaaagaatatTGTAAGTTCCACCCTGTAAGCCCAACTTGCTCTTCCACTATGGCAACAAGACTGCTGGCTTCTTCTACAGAAGGACAGCACTCACACAGTACAACAAGCAATGCAAGTGCTACAGTAAAGTTTCTTGCAGATACTGTGAAATACTAATACTGTAAAATATTACTAGTATTTTTTACTGTCCCATCAGCTACAGAACAAACAAAGACTGCATTTCATAAATGCTCCTCAGGAGCACAGAAAGGATACAACTTGTGGTAAGGAGCCAGGCTGAAGTTTGCACAGCTCAATCAGCAGCGTTGTGTACATGACTTCAATATGTGGTGGAGATGGCAGCTGAAACAACTCTGCAAATATGACCTGTGGGAGaggaaatcacagaataagAGCACAGTCCAATGTGTCCTGCACAACTCTCAGCTTCTCAATAATGGCCATCAATCTTAAATAATTACCTATCCCAAAAGATCTATGATTCTCTATCAAATGTACATTccaggaaaaagagaaagaaccAGTAAGAGGCAGTTGTAACACAACACTGTACTAATACAGTCCACTCCTAACTGCTCTTATCATTTCATGCTAACACTGGCATTACACATCTATTATGATTAACAAACATAGCATGTAACAGTAGAAATGGGCATAGTTATAATATGACCTACTGCAGTGATACCATGTGATctgagaaatgcagaaataatcTGATTTTGTGGAGTAGTAAATAATGAAGCCTAAGCATTTAGTATGAAAGAATATATgcattaaaattacatttttatattttccattgTGTCCTCTTTTCTCCTACACAAAACTGTATATAAATAAGTCACAACTTTAAACTGAGAATTACAACCAGCATTTCATACAACAAATACAAACGCTCACCACCCCTTGGAGAAACCCTTCCaagaaacatgaaaataatCCTGCAGTCAGcatttttgttcttattttaaGGTTTGTCTATAATAACAGCATGTCAAACTCTGGgtgctagaaaaaaaaatcatcactgTACAACATCCACCTTTGAGTTCTGTTTATTTTGTATTCCATTCTCAACTAAATTTAAATTACATCAAAGGAGTCGGGAAACGGATTCATTATGGTTGATCAGTTTCCTCTTTAAATTTTTGAATAAAGCTTAaagcagcctttttttttttttttagaaaagccTTACTTGTATAAGAAATCAACATCCATTTATAGACTTCGAAAACATCACATGAAAACACAGTGGCTAAAACTTGTTTTTCTAAGGAAGGACTCGAAAGCATGAAGAGACTGTAAGATGCTGGGGATCCTTTCTGTGTCAGCATAATTTGGACATTTTGTTCAGACAGATATTGCCAAAAGGCAGGGAAAACTCTGTTGGGCAGAAAATGGCTCCATTTTCCAAGATAGGAAATAACAAGTGGACAATCAGTTACATTCTGAAACTCAGtgaaatttcacaagaaaaaaaaggggatttttacAGTGTTAGTCATAGAATTTATACACTTTTAgttttttcatcattttttaCAGCACTTTAATATACTAGAGGTAAAATCACTGCACGTACTTCAATGTTAAGGCATAAAATTATTCCTAATTTTAACACTGTTTAATGTAATAAACTTAATACTGTTCTgaattcagaataaaaaaagaagagtCACAGAGGTGACCGAAACTCATGCAATTTCACAGCAATCAGAGTATTTGGCATTTTAGCGGTGAAAGGAATTCTTAATCCCACTTTAAAATCAATATTCTACATGGGATTATTTCTTGTCATAATTAGCTCTGAAAAATCATACTCCTAATTACTTCTTCATAAAGCCTTTATACAAAAAGTTACTTTTACTCTGAATTTTTGATGAAAATTAGTGAATATGGCTCTGCAACTTGAAAACAGTTTTCAATGAAGACAGTAAAAGAAgatctgtgctgctctgctggtaCACATAACAGTTATCTAGAATTCTCAAGTAAGGAGATGTCCCAGAGAAAACATGTTGCTACTTCATTACAAGTTCTTTTCAAGGCTAGTaggacaaaataatttagaagatCCAAACATAAAATCATGCAGAATGGCTGAGTCTAactggagatcatcaagtcaaAAGTCCTCTGCATACTGCAAGGGTCACCTAGAGCAGGTTGCTTAGGGCTCTGTCCTGCTAGGTTTTGAACTTCTGCTACTCTAACAGTGCTTAATCACCTTTGCATTAAAAATAGATTCTTCTAATGTATAAACTGAGTTTCTTGAATTTCAGTTTGTGCATGTTTCCTCttatatttcagtttaaaattgAATGCACCAAGTTAAAATGACAACAAAAGCACAAGACTATCACTCAATTGTACACAAACCTGCTCATTTAAAAGCTGTTGGTTGAATTTAACAAAATTCTGGTTGATTCCCAAATCAAACTGCAATTTAAGGAACTTAGAATGGAATGAACAGGGATGTGTTACTCACAAAATAATGGACCACTAAAAAGGTGATCTATAAAATCCTTACCTCTACTATGTGGTAGTTCAAAGGGATCTTGTTATTTCCCGGATAGCTCAACAGCTGTGCAGCACTGTAAAACCACAAACACATTAAATTTGAACATAACACAGCAAATGTGATATACAACTCAAGCAAGAGaattacagaaaacaaaaccagcaccAAACAATCAATAATCCTTCAAAAATCTGTTATTTGACCCTCAGAGCACTGAAGAAACAGCACAAGGATTCACTAGCACTGCCTAAACCACGATATGTAACAATGTGCAGCAGGAACATTGCTTGAACACTATCCTGCCACCCACAATGGTTTAGCACAGAAAGTCACAGTGCTCTGTAATTGTAGCATGTGTAcatgaaaaggggaaaaaaaacgaTCCCAAAAAATCAAATGTTTGGAATGGCTTGAAAGTACAATTAAGCTAATGGTTTACATAAGAAACTCTTATGTTTCAAATGCCTTATCTTTTAATCAGGTTATTATCACCTATCATTTGTGCAAAGCAAACCACTACCTCTGGCAAATCTTGCATCTCTCCTGGTCTTTTACTATCCTCTGAGAATTAATGAAGACTATCCCAGTAACAGCAACAACACCAAATTTCTAGTTTCTGCTGAATCAAACAGCTGCAACCACAAAACTTTATCACATGCCATCACCAAAAACATTTTTCCGCCCATTTCATGCACATTATTCAGTGTTTGATAGTTTTCATACAGAAGTATGACAGCTGTGGTAAACCATTTTGGTTATCAATTATCCACATCAGATAGTGTTTGggcagaaataaagaaaagtgcCCTGActgcctcctggcacagcagaattGAAACTGATAAAATCTGGCCCTGCAGCGACTCCCCAGAGTCAATTATCTCTGGCATGTAATTCCCACAGGCAGCACAAGAAGGAGGTGTCCATAAACACCAATGCTCAGTCAGCTGCAGATGAACCAGCTCCATGTTCACTGCCCCAACAAATAAGCATTCCAGGAAGCACAACATAACCACATTTTCCACAGAGGTCCCATGAGGAATAAGGCATGTCTGCATACTTTTTGCAGCACATGCCACATTACCAAGGGATTCCCTTCCCAAGAAACCACTGCCCTCTGGATTACACAGACTCTGTTATCTGGATGCTATGGATACACAGTATTCTGGGCAAGAGTTTCAGCACAGATAAATGCAGTATATGAACTTTTACGCCACCAGCTTCAGGAAACGTTTGATCTGGAGCTCTTGCCTAACCAGTGCAGGACATATTCCCACTAGCACCAAAGCCACGGTAGCATTCAAAAAGTGCCACAGTCCCCCAGTATTAAGCTCCTCCTACCAagtctttctctctttccagtGGGATTTGATGATGCAGTGGAGGTTCTCCTCTATTACAAATCTCTCAACGGAGTGGCTGCCAGGCATGACAGGACCCTGGTAAAAGGTAAAAGTGAAGACTCATGAAGATCACTGCTAATGCAGTGGTACCACAGGCAACAAGCTTTCTTAGACACATTTACAGGTAGAAAAAAAGTAATCCAACATCCATATAAACACCATGAGGTCTCAGCTGTCCTATATCCTTCAGGACTGAAAAGCTGGTATGACACATTTCCACACAAACCTCAGAGTCATCcatgtttaaaacaaaataaatagtgGACTCATTAAAATAAGAGATAAGAACAAAATTAGAGAATATGATTCTAAGTTCACAGAGCATTGGCTTCTTCCCTTGCTTTGAGGagtcactgggaaaaaaaacccagctaaGCTAGACTGTAATAAAGCCATAGAGTGGAAAGAATACACACTACTCATGGTCTTCTTCACTGCAAAACCCAGAGGCCAGTAAGCAAAGGTAAAAGGCAGCAGACTCAGTTTTGGTGCTGGCCTTCCAACCACTCACTGTCCACTCACATTTTCACCAACACTGCCCCAGGAACCTAACTGTGAAATCCACTCACCATTCCCCGCATCAATCACGTACCTCAGGGTCATCCGTGTAGTCAAACATCCTAAAAATAACCCTTGGCATCGGGTACACGGAATCCTCAGTGTGAGGTGGGGGTGTGAAGGGAGGCAGATTGTGTTGCAGTGCCTCACAGAGAACGCTGTCAAAAGCCAAGTAGGGCCTCAGGATATGCCGCTCTTGCCAACGGTCTTTTTTCAATTTCTGAATCTGAGACCAAAGGCAGTCTAAATACTGAAGGGAAAGGTGAGAAACATTAGATCTGCTGAATCTCTGAACAAAAAGGGCCGTTTCCTAAACTATCTGCAATGTATACATTCCATACTacatccagaaaaaaacccaaagtttCTTAAACTGCTGATTCAGTAAACCAACAAATAATTTAAGAACTCTAAGTGCCAGAACTATTCCTAAATCCACACAGTTTTGTGTCAGTAAAATTTAACTCCTGGCAATTTTTTAAACATCAACAGGCACCTCAGAAGCCCCAGAGAAACTACAGCAGTGAACAGTCACTGCTCTTTGGAGGTATTAAAAGTCCTAATATCCCAGTATGCTCACCGTTTCACCAAAAAAGTCCTTTTAACATGAAGCACTGTAACGTGCAGTTCAAAATCAAACATTACAATTTACTTAATAAACTTTTCCTCAGAGGCTTGCAGCAAACAAAGAATCCCCTCCTTCTGACTCAACACAGCCTCTTATTTTGGCCCAATAATTGGAAAAGAACTCCCCACAAAGAATTTGCTGGAATCAATGGCAAACAACAGACAAATCAAAGCATTCATACTCTTAGAGATGCCTTCTAATTTCACGATATAAGAACACCTtagtaaaaaattattttcccagcTTTCTAAAGGAATGAAGTGTAAAGTCTAGTCACCTCTTCTTGTGGATGCGGTTTATCAGCAGTCCACACTTGCAGCATGGGTACATGAATCTTCTGGCGGCGCCTGTTTAAACAGGAGAGAAAACCTGGCTTTTAACAGACTAATTTAGGGCAGcagctttgtttttattgtgagTGTGCTACTATTTGTTCTCTTCAGCTGATGAATTCTACAGTGGATAAAAACCAGGTTTGTGATACTTAAAATATCTCCATTATAGTACCTTGAAGCTCCTAGAGAGAAAGCAAAGACACTGAAGTAATGCAACAATCTATCTGTATTAATAGCACACTTACAAGTCCAGCTGCTTCAGCATGAGCAGAACAAGACCTTAAACATATCCTAGAACTAGACAAAACCATAAAACTTTTCAATTCAAAAAAACTCTTCACCTGCTGCATTTTTAGGGCTTTGTTCCCCCCACTAAATGGTTCCCAGCTAAAGCTTTAGAATACTTTAAAGTGAGCAATAATCAACAATATTACTTTACACTAAAATATATATCGAAGAGAGTGTTTCTAACCAGTTACAACTTACTTCAGATAACTTTCTGCCTGAGACAGGAGACGATCCATTTCGGCGTCCTTCTTCTCATATAACTCCTTTCCAACCCAAGGCAAAGATGACAGAAATGCGAACATATACCAGTCACATCGCACCTACAGGAAGGCAATATACCAAAACCTGAGTAAAAACCAGTAAGCTCCAGCAGATTTTGTAAAcacacattttaatttaaaacatcaGCAAATTCTTTTGGGGGAATGTAAAGACCAGCAGCTGCAGATTGGATAGGCAAGGCATGAGAGAAAATATTCATGCTTGAAAACTATAATTTTTCACTTGAACTGTGTTAGGCAGACttaaaaaatggaataaatGGCATCACTTTCAAAGTTCTCCTGGATATTGTCAGTACAGCAGAAGAGCTAGGCACACTCTGCAATTGCCAGAGTGAGGTAAAATAAATTCAATTCAGCCACTTCACCATAAAGGACTATACTTTCTTACTGTACACATATTTCCCAATTGCCACAGGCTCCTTTTACTAATGCTCAGGAAACTGTATGCGCCAACTTCTTTAGGTTGCTCTCCCTAAAACCCCCCTCTAAGCATAAGGACAGAACAGTACAGACAGATTGTGAAACAGGCCCAGGGAGCCTAGAGATCTTTTGCTTACCTGGGGTACGTCCTCCTCCTGTGTCACACTCACAAAGTTCTCAAACATAGCTACCATTGAAGGTGCAGCTATTACATGGCAATTCACGAGATCGGACAGAAAACGTACctaaagaggagaaaaaaaaatgttctaaaTGAACAGTTTTTAAACTGGCTGCACAAGAGCAAAcattaatgaaataattaaaacaaaccACTAATAGACGTATAATACTCATTCAGTACCACAAAGGCTGTGCACACTGCACAGACTCGCCTTTCAATGACAAGCATCATAGGTGCTTCCCAATATATTGTTCATTATAATGTCCTTAATCCCTTCCACTACAACAACATCGTAAGGATAATATTTCTAATTAAGGAACGGGAAACATACAAACTGATACAACAGAAGAAAACCCTTGTACTTGTCCCTATTCTATACAGTATCAGATAACAAAAATAACAGGTTCTAGCAATTAGATCTTATTAGCAAGTGTCCTACAGTTGACTGAACATCAGTCTCTTGACTAGAATCTTAATTTTCATCAGCGGCATTTAGAAAAAGGCAGGGAACTTGGCAGTGGGCTTCTAAATCAGAAACAGCTTAAGTTCTAATACCTTACAGCAGACAAAATCTCTAAGAAGTGAGGATGGAGCAAATGGTTTCAAAGACAGGCAGCTCTTAAAACTGACTGCTTGATCTTTACCCCTTATCAGCAGAATGAAACCAGCCATCAAAAATAGCTTTTACGAGCTACagtgttcattttcttttcaatttttttcccatgggaGCCACAAAATTGTCATGTACCTCTGAATACAAGAAAGTGCATTGACTTTTTTTGAAATCTTTTACATCTGACTGAAGAACAAGGAGCAAAATGCACCCCTGTTTAAcacacatttaattttttactgtaaaaaaaaatactgctggAAGTAAATTGTGCAAATGTAATATGACTCCACATCCCTGAAAAAGAAAGTACTTCTCACATAACACACATTTCCTCTTGGAATATTTAGTGCACTGCACATTGATGGCAAAAGACATTGAAATACACATTGCAAGGTCCAGCTCTTCTGTAATAAAAAggtgaaaggaggaaaaaaaaaagacatgaaacaaatatataaatagaacCCCACTTACTAAATGCACAGCTTCATTATACATGTTGACTTTCAGACATTCTTTAAGCTGACGAATCATGGCTTCTACAAATTCTCCGCCAAAATTGTAGTTCCTGGCATTCAGCAAGCCCACCAATGTCGTGTAAACAGTAAGCTTTTCTGGTAGCAGACGTgcactgacagaaaaaaaaaatactgggtTAGTTGTTTATTCATCATGTGCCAATTGGCCACCGCACAGTACCTTAGAATCTGCCTGTTGTAAGTCAAACTTGCCTCATAAGGAAATCAGAAAAGACAGCTGCTATCACTTTCTAGCACTAAAATATGTGCTTtccatttatatttaattgCTGAGCATACCGGAGGGTTGGACAAATAATACTAGAGAAAGAATTTATTACAATAATGCAAAAAGTTGTTTTAAGTTCACACTTAATAAGTAATGTTATTACACAGCATAGGGAAGGCCAGGTGCTACTGTAAAAAAGGAATTTACCTCTACCATTTTTGTACGCATGTAAGCATACTATAAGCAGCGTCTATCTGCTGCCGGGGAAGGAAGCACACCACTTGCCCTTTAATAAGAGTACTGCTACAAAATAGAGTTTAAGTATCTGCAAAACCTTAGCATAGGCTATATAGTCTGCACCACACCCTTCCTTCGGACTTCCTTACCTCCTACGACAGACCCTGCACAACCCCTCCCTCAACACCACTCAGCGACCCTGCCACGgcacctctgctcctgcactttgtgagggagaggaaggagggCTGGCAGCCACCAGAGTGCCTGGTTTCTGCTCCTCACGTTCCCAGCTCCTCCCCCCTAGCAAATGGGCTTACAAAGGCACGAGCACATGACTACCAGGGAAGAGAACTCTGCGAGAAAACATCGCAGATAGCACAGGTAGCTGTTAGCAGCCGCTCTGGTAGTCATAAGCATTTAATGTGAACCAGGATTTTGCCCGGAATTGCTGTGTTCCCACAGCTACTGCAGACCAGTTCTAACGTTTCATCTACCTGCTTTATACACATTTCAAGCACATCCCACATTCCCAGACTTTCTCAATACGTACACAGTACACAGTATTCTTAGTATCTTGCTTTTGTAATTTGGCAGATCAGCTTCCAAAACACCAGCTAGGCCCTCCAGGTTGCTCTCCAAAGATGAATTactctaaaatgaaaaaaaaaaaaaaaaaagtttcatcaACCAAGCCAAACGAACCAATCCAACTCTCACATGTAAGACAGTGAAGCTGGACAAGAGCATACTTTCACGTCGCCTCATTTTTCAGGGCAACAATTCTGTTCCATCAGCAGCAAGGAGCTGTTCTCCCTTGCCTAAGAGCTGCACCCGACCGCCAAGCTCCCTTGCTAGGAACTTCGGCGTTCCCCAGGGATGCAAGATCTAACGTCACCTCAGGAGCATCCCGGTAGCGCGGCCGAGCATTGGTTAACGACCCAGCCCGAATGAAAACACCTTGTTTTTCAGAACATCATCATCTTTTGTTCTGCCACCCCCCCCTCCTCCATCAGCCCCATTGTCGGGACAGGAAACTTTATGCCGCGGGAGGACCAGTTAATTTTTTCACACCCTTCGCAGGCCAGAACCATCAGCACCATCTTTACATACAATAGTAGCCATTCCCTGGCCGTTTATGGGCGACTGGGAGGCACTGCGCTTCGATTTAAGCACTTAACGGCCACAGCACGTGGcttagcaaaaaaacccacaaaaccaaaaaaacggCAACTTTTTATCCAgctcaaaaaataattttttttttttgagggtcGCTTTTACAGACGAAGTGCTCCCACCACCCCACGCACGGGAAGGAGAGAGGGCGAAAGGAAACAAGGTTTTAACTCTCCCGAGCCGCCGGCCCGCCTACCTTCTCTCCCACCCTGCAGATGAGCGACTCCAGCCTCTCCTCGATCTCCGACGGCTCGGACGTCCTCCGCCTCTtgtggggctgccctgctccaaCAACACACCGAGCACAGCGTTACGGACGCCGCAGAAACCCTGCCGCTGGCTCCATCCCGCCGCCGCTCCAGCCCGCCCAATCCACCCTCCCCGCCGGGCCACCTCGGGGGGGACGCGGGGCTCACCATCGCTGTCGTCGCTGTGCCGCCGCCGCGACATGGCAAGGAGCAGCCGGGAGGAGCGGTgaggagcggagcggagcgctGAAGAGCGGTTCGGAGCGGTCCGGAGCTCCGAGAAGCACTGGGCCGAGGCACCTCGCGCGGGCCGAGAAAACGCTCCGCTtccccgcccccggccgcgcTGTTTCCGGGGCGGGCCCGGCCTCTCCCGCCCACTTTCCTGAGGAACCCGAGCTCTTCCGGGGCAGGCAGCaagagaaggggaggaggagagcGGGCGCTTCGCGGCGGAGATGGTGCCGGGCGAGGCGgcgccggccgggccgggctcgccGCGGGGCAGCGCCGAGGGGGCCGCGGCGGGCAGGAAGCAGCGCGCCGCCGCCCGCAG
Encoded here:
- the NCBP1 gene encoding nuclear cap-binding protein subunit 1 isoform X2, with amino-acid sequence MSRRRHSDDSDGQPHKRRRTSEPSEIEERLESLICRVGEKSNSSLESNLEGLAGVLEADLPNYKSKILRILCTVARLLPEKLTVYTTLVGLLNARNYNFGGEFVEAMIRQLKECLKVNMYNEAVHLVRFLSDLVNCHVIAAPSMVAMFENFVSVTQEEDVPQVRCDWYMFAFLSSLPWVGKELYEKKDAEMDRLLSQAESYLKRRQKIHVPMLQVWTADKPHPQEEYLDCLWSQIQKLKKDRWQERHILRPYLAFDSVLCEALQHNLPPFTPPPHTEDSVYPMPRVIFRMFDYTDDPEGPVMPGSHSVERFVIEENLHCIIKSHWKERKTCAAQLLSYPGNNKIPLNYHIVEVIFAELFQLPSPPHIEVMYTTLLIELCKLQPGSLPQVLAQATEMLYMRLDTMNTTCVDRFINWFSHHLSNFQFRWSWEDWSDCLTQDLEKPKPKFVREVLEKCMRLSYHQRIIDIVPASFSVLSPANPVCIYKYGDESNRSLPGYTVALCLTIAIKNKASNDEIFSILKDVPNPNQDDDDGEGFTFNPLKIEVFVQTLLHLAAKSFSHSFSALAKFHEVFKTLAESDEGKLHVLRVVYEVWKNHPQMIAVLVDKMIRTQIVDCAAVANWIFSSELAHDFTRFYIWEILHSTIRKMNKHVLKIHKELEETKARLARQHKRRDSDDDDDDDDRSTDREDGPLEEQIERLQEKVESAQSEQKNLFLVIFQRFIMLLTEHLVRCETGGIDVFTPWYKSCIERLQQIFLQHHQIIQQYMVTLENLLFTAELDHHILAVFQQFCALQA